A section of the Anabaena cylindrica PCC 7122 genome encodes:
- a CDS encoding 4-hydroxybenzoate solanesyltransferase: MLKTSENDQKPLWLVIIQLLRWHKPEGRLILMIPALWAVFLASAGKPPLPLVGVIILGTLATSAAGCVVNDLWDRDIDPQVERTRDRPLASRSLSVKVGIGVGIVALACAAVLAFYLNPLSFWLSVAAVPVILLYPGAKRVFPVPQLVLSIAWGFAVLISWSAVTQNISAPTWLLWGATVLWTLGFDTIYAMSDREDDQRIGINSSALFFGKYSPTAIGIFFVGTVILLAGIGVLVHLNTAFWISLIIATFGWLWQSLQLRNPELPNPVYGEMFRQNVWIGFLILAGMIVGSF; encoded by the coding sequence ATGCTAAAAACATCAGAAAATGACCAAAAACCATTATGGCTTGTAATTATCCAGCTATTACGGTGGCATAAACCAGAAGGCAGATTGATTTTGATGATCCCTGCACTGTGGGCTGTGTTTTTAGCATCTGCTGGTAAACCACCTTTACCCTTAGTGGGGGTAATTATATTAGGTACTTTAGCCACAAGTGCCGCAGGTTGTGTTGTCAACGATTTATGGGATCGAGATATAGATCCGCAAGTAGAGAGAACACGCGATCGCCCCCTTGCTTCTCGCTCTCTTTCTGTAAAAGTTGGTATAGGAGTTGGTATCGTTGCCCTAGCCTGTGCAGCAGTCCTCGCTTTCTATCTTAACCCATTGAGTTTTTGGCTATCTGTAGCAGCAGTACCCGTAATATTACTTTATCCAGGGGCAAAACGGGTGTTTCCTGTACCGCAATTAGTGCTTTCCATCGCTTGGGGTTTTGCGGTTTTAATTAGCTGGAGTGCAGTCACACAAAACATTTCCGCACCCACTTGGTTGCTGTGGGGGGCAACGGTTCTATGGACATTGGGATTTGATACAATTTATGCAATGAGCGATCGGGAAGATGATCAACGTATTGGCATCAATTCTAGCGCCCTGTTTTTTGGTAAATACTCCCCTACAGCTATTGGCATTTTCTTCGTTGGTACTGTCATTCTCCTAGCTGGTATCGGTGTTTTAGTTCATCTCAATACAGCTTTCTGGATCAGCTTAATAATTGCTACTTTTGGCTGGTTATGGCAATCTCTGCAATTAAGAAACCCAGAAC
- a CDS encoding Ppx/GppA phosphatase family protein, translating into MLNLVSANWESTPTQPVKQNPIIAAIDIGTNSLHMVIVRIEPALPAFTMIAKEKETVRLGDRNLETGELKPEVIKKAIACLGRFQELAKSLEAESIIAVATSAVREAPNGQDFLHRVETEIGLTIDLISGQEEARRIYLGVLSGMEFNHQPHIIVDIGGGSTELILGDSQEPRSLTSTKVGAVRLTGELISTDPISDIQFKYLQAYARGMLERSVEDVLSKLQPGESPQLVGTSGTIETLATIHAKEKMGLVPSTLNGYQFSLQDLRTWVTRLRRMTNVERAAIAGMPDKRSEVILAGAIILQEAMTLLDVDTVTLCERSLREGVIVDWMLTHGLIDNRLRYQGSIRQRNVLKIAKKYQINLEHSDRVAAFALSIFDQSQGKLHNWGKDERQLLWAAAILHNCGHYISHSSHHKHSYYLIRNGELLGYNETEIEIIANLARYHRKSAPKKKHENYRNLLHKEHRQMVCQLSAILRLAVALDRRQIGAVSRVQCEYFPNVHELKMLIFPSSLGDDCALELWNLDYKKGVFEEEFGLKLVASLVNTCSVNFS; encoded by the coding sequence ATGCTGAATTTAGTTTCAGCTAATTGGGAGAGTACACCTACTCAACCAGTTAAGCAAAACCCGATTATTGCGGCCATTGATATTGGTACTAATTCCTTACACATGGTGATAGTGAGGATTGAACCGGCTTTACCAGCTTTTACGATGATTGCTAAAGAAAAAGAAACAGTCAGATTAGGCGATCGCAATTTGGAGACTGGAGAACTGAAACCAGAAGTGATCAAAAAAGCGATCGCTTGTTTAGGACGTTTCCAAGAACTCGCTAAAAGCCTAGAAGCAGAAAGCATTATCGCCGTAGCAACTAGCGCCGTCCGTGAAGCACCCAACGGTCAAGATTTTTTACATAGAGTAGAAACAGAAATAGGCTTAACCATTGACTTGATTTCTGGTCAAGAAGAAGCACGACGCATCTATTTAGGCGTGTTATCGGGGATGGAATTTAATCACCAACCGCATATCATTGTTGATATTGGTGGTGGTTCTACAGAATTAATTTTAGGTGACTCCCAAGAACCCCGTAGCCTCACCAGTACCAAAGTAGGTGCAGTGCGCTTGACTGGGGAATTAATCAGCACAGACCCCATTAGCGATATTCAGTTTAAATACTTGCAAGCTTACGCAAGAGGGATGTTAGAACGTTCTGTAGAAGATGTACTTTCTAAACTCCAACCTGGTGAATCTCCGCAGTTAGTAGGAACATCTGGCACAATTGAAACTTTAGCAACAATTCATGCTAAAGAAAAAATGGGTCTTGTCCCTTCTACTCTCAACGGTTATCAATTTAGTCTTCAAGACTTGCGGACATGGGTAACTAGATTGCGACGGATGACGAATGTAGAACGCGCAGCAATTGCAGGAATGCCAGATAAGCGGTCAGAAGTGATACTAGCTGGGGCAATAATATTACAAGAAGCTATGACCCTGTTAGATGTGGATACAGTCACACTCTGTGAGCGATCCTTGCGGGAAGGTGTGATTGTAGATTGGATGCTGACACATGGTTTAATTGACAACAGATTGCGCTATCAAGGTTCGATTAGACAGCGTAATGTGCTGAAAATTGCCAAAAAATACCAAATTAACCTGGAGCATAGCGATCGCGTTGCTGCATTTGCATTGAGTATATTTGATCAAAGTCAAGGTAAACTACATAATTGGGGTAAAGACGAAAGACAATTACTCTGGGCTGCTGCCATTTTACATAATTGCGGACATTACATCAGTCATTCCTCACACCACAAACATTCATACTATTTAATTAGAAATGGTGAATTACTTGGTTACAACGAAACCGAGATCGAAATCATCGCTAATTTAGCCCGTTATCACCGTAAATCTGCACCCAAGAAAAAGCACGAAAACTACCGTAATTTATTACATAAAGAACATCGGCAAATGGTATGTCAATTGAGTGCAATTTTAAGATTAGCAGTAGCTTTAGATAGAAGACAAATTGGGGCAGTCTCTCGCGTGCAATGTGAATATTTTCCCAATGTACATGAATTGAAAATGCTGATTTTTCCTTCTAGTCTAGGTGATGATTGCGCCTTAGAACTGTGGAATTTAGATTATAAAAAAGGAGTGTTTGAAGAAGAATTCGGGCTAAAATTGGTAGCAAGTTTAGTAAATACTTGCAGCGTAAATTTTTCTTAG
- a CDS encoding protein kinase domain-containing protein: MTVLTCASTGKSITLLGESIDSGEAKVWQTNLNGYLAKIYHLPTPERLQKLTVMISYPPTDPNSHLNHISFAWPKSLLKDANGNYVGFLMPEVKNARQLIDIYNPQRCQKLKLGINWHFLHVTALNIASFIAAIHDSGYVLGDIKPQNILVNNRALPSVIDTDSFQVKNPKNGKVYRCLVGSDGYTPPELIGADIASIEQTEIHDRFRLAVIIYQLLFGGNSPFQGKWIGAGEPPEVNELIRQGLWLYSSNSLIQSVERTITLDIVHPELKKYFLKCFNDGYQNPNLRPTAKEWMTALKVASNELNVCEMVDSHYYSRTYGKCYWCDRSTKLGIDIFGVNKPKELPAIHATTVAGILTITGHSNSINSIVYSPDGNTLASAGRDQVIKLWNTSTGGLIKILTGHSDWINSLAYNPDGKILISGSRDKTIKVWNVSTGREIRILAGHNNSVCFLSYSPDGNTLASGSADKTIKLWNVSTGKVIITLKEHSDSVLSLAYSPDGHTLASGSADNTIKLWNISTGKVILTLIGHDNWVRSLAYSPDGKILASGSSDNTIKLWNISTGKVIFTLTGHSDSVPSLAYSPDGKILASASGDKTIKLWNASTGWEINTLEGHSNSVRSLAYSPDGKILASGSADNSIKIWPLLSQTIYSRKSTPKSKPVRSRKSTPQSKPVSSRTSTSKSKAFFKPSILVRNKQRNQGFWSVIFCFAYWVFPIFLLLQIIIRIIKHRISLLKKYQEVVFYNEELRFHWILGSDSLKLVRLSDNISIRQDSIAEESTIHLSTVPVSTFQVGILQVDFLHTTNPQVSPTEISSTEISISQIGSIQANSTKVSSTQIDSTQISISEINPNKISFASSITLQQLFSIHNISFSSNNTYNSNLLTIWNTFNFTFFSTDLPTGQLAEAQITNISGDSQGKRI; this comes from the coding sequence ATGACAGTTCTCACCTGTGCCAGTACGGGAAAATCAATTACTCTGTTAGGTGAATCTATAGATAGTGGTGAAGCGAAAGTTTGGCAAACTAATCTCAATGGTTATTTAGCTAAAATTTATCATTTACCAACACCTGAACGATTGCAAAAACTAACGGTAATGATATCGTATCCACCAACTGATCCCAATTCCCACCTGAATCATATTTCTTTTGCTTGGCCTAAGTCATTGCTGAAAGATGCTAATGGTAATTATGTGGGTTTTTTGATGCCAGAAGTGAAGAATGCCAGACAACTTATTGATATTTATAATCCACAGCGTTGTCAGAAGTTAAAACTTGGTATTAATTGGCATTTTCTACACGTAACAGCATTAAATATTGCCTCATTTATTGCGGCAATTCATGATTCTGGATATGTGTTAGGAGATATTAAGCCACAAAATATTTTAGTTAATAATCGCGCTTTACCTTCAGTTATTGATACAGATTCTTTTCAGGTTAAAAATCCTAAAAATGGAAAAGTTTATCGTTGTTTAGTAGGTTCAGATGGTTATACACCACCAGAGTTGATTGGTGCAGATATTGCTAGTATTGAACAAACAGAAATACATGATAGATTTCGGTTAGCAGTAATTATCTATCAATTATTATTTGGTGGTAATAGTCCTTTTCAGGGAAAGTGGATAGGTGCGGGGGAACCTCCAGAAGTTAATGAACTTATCCGCCAGGGTTTATGGTTATATAGTTCAAATAGTTTAATTCAATCTGTAGAGAGAACAATTACTCTTGATATTGTTCATCCAGAGTTAAAAAAATATTTTTTAAAATGCTTTAATGATGGTTATCAAAATCCTAATTTACGTCCTACCGCTAAGGAATGGATGACAGCTTTAAAGGTTGCTAGTAATGAGCTAAATGTCTGTGAAATGGTAGATAGTCATTATTATAGCCGAACTTACGGTAAGTGTTATTGGTGCGATCGCTCTACAAAACTCGGTATTGATATATTTGGGGTTAATAAACCAAAAGAACTACCTGCTATTCATGCCACTACGGTAGCAGGAATCCTGACTATCACTGGACATTCCAACTCTATCAATTCCATAGTATACAGTCCAGATGGCAATACTCTTGCTAGTGCTGGTCGTGATCAGGTGATCAAATTGTGGAATACTTCTACAGGAGGGTTAATCAAGATTCTGACTGGCCATTCTGACTGGATTAATTCCCTCGCATACAACCCAGATGGTAAAATCCTGATTAGTGGTAGTCGTGATAAAACTATCAAAGTGTGGAATGTCTCTACAGGTAGGGAAATACGCATTCTCGCTGGACATAACAACTCTGTTTGTTTCCTCAGCTATAGTCCAGATGGTAATACTCTTGCTAGTGGTAGTGCTGACAAGACTATCAAACTATGGAATGTGTCCACTGGTAAGGTCATAATTACTCTGAAAGAACATTCTGACTCGGTGCTTTCCTTAGCCTATAGTCCAGATGGTCATACTCTTGCTAGTGGTAGTGCTGATAACACTATCAAACTGTGGAATATCTCCACTGGTAAGGTAATTCTCACATTGATAGGACATGATAATTGGGTTCGTTCTTTAGCTTATAGTCCAGATGGTAAAATTCTTGCTAGTGGGAGTTCTGATAACACTATCAAACTGTGGAATATCTCCACTGGTAAAGTTATATTCACACTTACAGGACATTCTGATTCTGTTCCTTCCTTAGCTTACAGTCCAGATGGTAAAATTCTGGCTAGTGCTAGTGGTGATAAAACTATCAAACTTTGGAATGCGTCTACCGGATGGGAAATAAACACTCTTGAAGGACATTCTAACTCAGTTCGTTCTTTAGCTTATAGTCCAGATGGTAAAATTCTTGCTAGTGGAAGTGCTGATAATAGCATTAAAATTTGGCCGCTACTATCACAAACCATTTACTCACGAAAATCTACTCCCAAATCAAAACCAGTTCGTTCACGAAAATCTACTCCACAATCAAAACCAGTTAGTTCACGAACATCTACTTCCAAATCAAAAGCATTTTTCAAACCTAGTATACTAGTCAGGAATAAGCAACGCAATCAAGGATTCTGGAGTGTTATTTTTTGTTTTGCTTACTGGGTTTTTCCTATTTTCTTACTGTTGCAAATAATAATAAGAATAATCAAACACCGAATTTCCCTATTGAAGAAATACCAGGAGGTAGTATTTTATAATGAGGAATTGCGATTCCACTGGATACTTGGCTCAGACTCACTCAAGTTGGTTAGGCTCAGTGACAATATCTCCATCCGGCAAGATAGTATTGCAGAAGAAAGCACCATACATCTCAGCACAGTACCAGTCAGCACCTTCCAAGTTGGCATCTTGCAAGTTGACTTCCTCCATACGACTAACCCTCAAGTCAGCCCCACTGAGATTAGCTCCACTGAGATTAGCATTTCTCAAATCGGCAGCATACAAGCAAACTCCACTAAGGTCAGTTCCACTCAGATTGACTCCACTCAAATTAGCATTTCTGAGATTAATCCCAACAAAATTTCTTTCGCCAGTAGCATAACGTTGCAACAACTCTTCAGCATCCATAATATAAGTTTCTCATCAAATAACACATATAACTCTAACCTACTCACCATCTGGAACACCTTCAACTTTACCTTCTTTTCCACCGACCTACCCACAGGACAACTAGCCGAAGCCCAAATCACCAATATTTCCGGTGATAGCCAGGGGAAACGCATCTAA
- a CDS encoding PP2C family serine/threonine-protein phosphatase, which translates to MGWKAIVRSATGTSHQEQKIPCQDYGDYRIFNDVIVGAVADGAGSAKYSQIGSKLAVETVIKYFDDINEYPHKLGFSQPLSQPEAQDFFAKIVNQVIAKLHNQADTKTYSVNDLACTLLVFIASSEWIATMQIGDGFIVVRSQDSEYELLFEPNKGEFFNETTFITSANALDEMQVRVISGQQEFICASTDGLEKVAIRLSDWQPFPPFFKPFEEYLREINNPEDDDHYIIDFLNSERLNSRTDDDKTLLLCLFE; encoded by the coding sequence GTGGGTTGGAAAGCAATTGTTCGTTCTGCAACGGGAACGAGTCATCAAGAGCAAAAAATACCTTGTCAAGACTATGGAGATTATCGCATTTTTAATGATGTGATTGTGGGCGCGGTTGCTGATGGTGCAGGAAGTGCTAAATATTCTCAAATTGGCTCTAAATTAGCAGTAGAAACTGTGATTAAGTACTTTGACGATATTAATGAATATCCTCATAAGTTAGGTTTTTCTCAACCACTTTCTCAACCAGAAGCTCAAGATTTTTTTGCTAAAATTGTCAATCAAGTTATCGCCAAATTACACAATCAAGCAGACACAAAAACTTACTCTGTTAATGATTTAGCTTGTACACTTTTGGTTTTTATTGCGTCTTCTGAATGGATTGCAACTATGCAAATTGGGGACGGATTTATTGTAGTGCGTTCCCAAGACTCAGAATATGAATTGTTGTTTGAACCTAACAAAGGTGAATTTTTCAACGAAACGACTTTTATCACTTCAGCTAATGCACTAGATGAAATGCAAGTGAGGGTTATTTCAGGACAGCAAGAGTTTATTTGTGCTTCTACTGATGGACTAGAAAAAGTAGCAATTCGCTTGAGTGATTGGCAACCTTTTCCGCCATTTTTTAAACCTTTTGAAGAATATTTACGAGAAATAAATAATCCAGAAGATGATGATCATTATATTATTGATTTCCTCAATTCGGAACGGCTAAATTCTCGTACTGATGATGATAAAACTTTGCTTTTGTGCCTTTTTGAATAG
- a CDS encoding vWA domain-containing protein, with protein MPIGLPEFVENPENRCPVILLLDTSGSMSGLPIQELNRGLAAFKEDVLKDAQASLSVEVAIVTFAPVRMMQDFVTIDNFTTPKLEAEGGTPIGEAIEYALDLLETRKQTYKNNGILYYRPWIFLITDGAPTDYWQSAAQRVREAEEQRRMLFFTVGVQGADMNKLREIAPPERPPVMLNGLDFRSLFVWLSTSMKRVSSGKVGEAVALPPVGWGQITS; from the coding sequence ATGCCAATAGGACTACCTGAATTTGTGGAAAACCCAGAAAATCGTTGTCCTGTAATTCTTCTACTTGATACTTCTGGTTCAATGTCAGGGCTACCTATTCAGGAGTTAAATCGAGGTTTGGCAGCTTTTAAAGAAGATGTTTTAAAAGATGCTCAAGCTTCCCTCAGCGTAGAAGTTGCTATTGTCACTTTTGCCCCTGTGCGAATGATGCAAGATTTTGTGACTATTGATAATTTTACAACCCCCAAGCTAGAAGCAGAGGGTGGTACACCAATAGGTGAAGCAATAGAATACGCTTTGGATTTGTTGGAAACTCGCAAACAGACTTATAAAAATAACGGCATACTCTATTATCGTCCTTGGATATTTTTAATTACTGATGGTGCGCCTACAGATTATTGGCAAAGTGCAGCGCAAAGAGTGAGAGAAGCAGAAGAACAACGCCGAATGTTGTTTTTTACTGTTGGTGTCCAGGGTGCGGATATGAATAAACTCAGAGAAATTGCACCTCCTGAACGTCCTCCAGTGATGCTAAATGGCTTAGATTTTCGCTCTTTATTTGTTTGGCTTTCCACTTCCATGAAACGGGTTTCTAGTGGCAAAGTAGGGGAAGCTGTTGCATTACCGCCGGTTGGATGGGGTCAAATTACCAGCTAG
- the pabB gene encoding aminodeoxychorismate synthase component I yields the protein MKTLIIDNYDSYTFNLYQLIAEVNGEYPTVITNKFAWEEVQQWEFDNIVISPGPGRPENFKDFGICRQAIQNAQVPLLGVCLGHQGLGDVFGGKIIHAPEVRHGRLSEVYHNGTDLLFAGIPSPFSVVRYHSLLVADHLPDCLEKVAWTDDNLIMGMRHRSLPLWGVQFHPESICTEYGHTLFENFKQITRQFAQEQENSPKKHYWTGNNGTAPTPSNSSDQKQQQKFELCTHKLNLCPDTEQMFVHLFGKSPNAFWLDSSRVEPGLSRFSFMGDSSGENSLLIRYQTLTQELTVTKSDAISRRTEGIFEYLQREIELRHCSSDDLPFDFNCGFVGYFGYELKAESGSQLKYASILPDAMFLLADRLIAIDHQEQTLYLLCLIQQGQYELAETWFESIRHQIDHLPPLLPIVPLKNETPVIFRLSRSHQTYLRDINNCLQEIHEGETYQVCLTNHIHTDTTPDPLVFYRSLRRINPAPYSAFLRFGDVGIACSSPERFLRIDRQGWVETKPIKGTLPRGKTPEEDFILREQLRNSEKDRAENLMIVDLLRNDLGRVCAVGTVHVPKLMDVETYATVHQLVTTIRGQLRAGMNATDCIRHAFPGGSMTGAPKIRTLEIIDRLEQEARGVYSGAIGFLGLNGSADLNIVIRTAVLTTEQTSIGVGGGIVALSDPEMEFQETMLKAKALLQAMAIATHGAFDPDQYYIQETETEVLDSYEKVQA from the coding sequence GTGAAAACTTTAATTATTGATAACTATGATTCTTATACTTTTAACCTTTACCAATTAATTGCCGAAGTCAATGGAGAATATCCCACCGTAATTACAAATAAGTTTGCATGGGAAGAAGTGCAACAGTGGGAATTTGACAATATTGTGATTTCACCAGGGCCTGGTCGTCCTGAGAATTTCAAAGATTTTGGCATTTGTCGTCAAGCTATTCAAAATGCCCAAGTCCCACTTCTAGGCGTTTGTCTTGGACATCAAGGGCTTGGTGATGTGTTCGGAGGAAAGATTATTCATGCCCCTGAAGTGCGGCATGGTCGGCTGAGTGAAGTTTATCACAATGGAACTGATTTATTATTTGCGGGAATTCCTTCTCCCTTCTCCGTTGTGCGCTACCATTCCTTGCTGGTTGCAGATCATCTACCGGACTGTTTAGAAAAAGTGGCGTGGACAGATGACAACCTGATCATGGGAATGCGCCATCGCTCTTTACCACTGTGGGGTGTGCAGTTTCATCCAGAGTCAATCTGTACTGAGTATGGACACACCTTATTTGAGAATTTTAAACAAATTACCCGACAATTTGCCCAAGAGCAAGAAAACAGCCCGAAAAAACACTATTGGACAGGAAACAACGGGACTGCTCCCACGCCTTCAAATTCTTCTGACCAAAAACAGCAGCAGAAATTTGAACTTTGTACGCACAAGTTGAATCTGTGTCCTGATACCGAGCAGATGTTTGTACATTTATTTGGCAAATCACCAAATGCTTTTTGGCTAGATAGCAGTCGTGTTGAACCCGGTCTTTCTCGCTTTTCCTTCATGGGAGATAGCAGTGGCGAAAACAGTCTGTTGATTCGTTATCAAACGCTAACCCAGGAACTCACAGTTACAAAATCTGATGCCATCAGCCGTAGGACAGAGGGAATTTTCGAGTATCTCCAAAGGGAAATTGAACTGCGACACTGTTCATCTGATGATTTACCCTTCGATTTTAACTGCGGGTTTGTGGGTTATTTTGGCTATGAACTCAAGGCAGAGTCTGGATCTCAGTTAAAGTACGCCTCTATCTTACCCGATGCCATGTTTCTGTTAGCCGATCGCCTGATTGCGATCGATCACCAGGAACAAACCCTTTATCTACTCTGTTTAATTCAACAAGGACAATACGAATTAGCAGAAACTTGGTTTGAATCGATCAGACACCAAATTGATCACCTTCCTCCCCTGTTGCCAATTGTGCCTCTGAAGAACGAGACACCTGTAATTTTTCGACTAAGCCGATCTCATCAGACTTACCTCCGTGATATTAATAATTGTTTGCAAGAAATTCATGAAGGAGAAACTTATCAAGTTTGTTTGACAAACCATATTCACACAGACACGACACCTGATCCTCTGGTGTTTTATCGTTCATTACGCCGCATCAATCCGGCTCCATACTCGGCATTTTTGCGTTTTGGCGATGTAGGGATCGCCTGTTCATCTCCAGAGCGATTTCTACGCATTGATCGCCAAGGTTGGGTGGAAACAAAGCCCATCAAAGGGACTCTACCACGCGGAAAAACACCCGAAGAAGATTTTATCCTGCGCGAACAATTGCGGAACAGCGAAAAAGACCGGGCGGAAAATCTGATGATTGTGGATTTGCTCCGTAATGATTTGGGACGGGTTTGTGCAGTTGGTACAGTCCATGTTCCCAAATTGATGGATGTGGAAACCTATGCCACCGTGCATCAACTGGTAACTACCATTCGCGGTCAATTACGCGCCGGGATGAATGCCACAGACTGCATTCGTCATGCTTTCCCTGGTGGTTCGATGACAGGCGCACCCAAGATCAGAACCCTGGAAATTATTGATCGCTTAGAGCAAGAAGCACGGGGAGTATATTCAGGAGCGATCGGCTTCTTAGGATTGAATGGTTCGGCCGATTTGAATATTGTCATTCGGACTGCTGTGCTGACGACAGAACAAACCTCGATAGGCGTTGGCGGAGGCATTGTAGCGCTTTCTGATCCGGAAATGGAGTTTCAGGAAACAATGCTGAAAGCAAAGGCATTGCTCCAGGCTATGGCGATCGCAACTCATGGAGCTTTTGATCCTGACCAGTATTACATTCAGGAAACAGAAACAGAGGTTCTTGATAGCTATGAAAAAGTGCAGGCATAG